Part of the Capricornis sumatraensis isolate serow.1 chromosome 9, serow.2, whole genome shotgun sequence genome, aaaattatgctcagtgaaagaagccagacagaacaggccacatattgtatgattccactgatttaaaaaaagtccagaataggtaaatctacagagacagatgCAGATCAGTGGTTCCCAGGGTCTTGGGGAAGGAGCgtctgtttaatgggtacagaatttCCTCCAGGGGTAATGAAAAGGTTCTGGACCTAGATAGTGGCAAGTTGCACAACCTTGTGAATGTATTAAATGCTACCAATGgtaaattttgtgtattttaccacaactaaaaactaatttttaaaaatgtgttctctATTTCTATCATGGCAAAtaagcttttattaaaaaaagaaaaacttggctgacttgagtcttagttgtggcacaagagATCTTCATGCCTCATGTTGGATCTTTCactgtggcgtgtgggcttagttgccccacagcatgtgaaatcttagtttccaggccaggaagcaaACTCATATCCCCATCATGGCAAGGCGAGGgtttcttaaccattgaaccaccatggaagccccccaAATATGCTTTTAGGAGGATCTATTTGGTTCTCCAGAAAGTTCACTTGGGTTTTGCCATACCATCTTCGGGTTGTTGttacgaaaaaaaaaaagtcccaaagGAACATTTTGACCAGCCCAATAGAAGACCAGGTTCAACTGAAACTATTTTGAATCCCCAGAAGTTTTGTACTTGGTATAGGAAAACCCAAGGCCACAGTCCGGCCCCATTTGTTTCACACCCCCAAGTCTGTCCTACACAGTGTACATGTACCTAGGGATCCCGCCCCAAGGACGCAAGCTCTTTCCTCACTCCTCTGCCACTTTTCGGCCATCCTGAGTAGGATCTAGAGCAGGGAGGAAGGATTTAGTTGGGCACATTCCCTTTGTTCTGTTCAGAGGGAGCAGACCCTCTGAAACAAGGAAGGGGcctaggggactttcctggcggtccagtggttaagactgcaggggccatgggtgcAACCCCAGGTTGGGTGGGgtgaactaagaccctgcatgctgtaCAGCTTGACCACAAGAGTGCTGGGGGCTGCAGCAGACCAGCCTGGAGAGTAGGAGATGATTTCTCCAAGAGGATGGTTGGATAAAACATGATCAGCTGAGAAAAGGGGCGCTGCTCCTTTAAGAAAGGGATGGTGGGAGGACTGAATAGGGACCTTCAAGACTTGGGTAAGAAGTTCTCTAGACATTTCTTATCACCACACTCCCCGGGTAGTTATCACATCTAAGGGGCGTCCAGTGTCCTGGAGGCTATTTGATCGAATTCTCTCATTTTCCAAAAGGGGAAAGTGAGGTCCAGAAAGGGAAGTTGCCCTGAGTTGTCTAGAGCTCAAGCCTTCTGGTGCTCTTGAGGCACAGGCTCTGGTCTCCAGAATCTTCTGGTGGGATCAGCCCTTCCTCCTCACCCCGGAGATCAGGGTCCAAGAAGGGAGGGCGGTAGTATGTAAAAGCCACAGTATTCGAAGGCAGGTTACCTTTGGTGGGCAACCAGACTTGAAATGTCTAGGGTGCCAAGTAAAGGTGCCCTTGTCTGAGGGAGTTTGGGAGAACCAGCCCTAGTCCACAGGCTTGACCAGGCATGTGAGAGTGTGTTTGCCGGGAGGCAGCCGAGTGCAGCAAGGAGGCCAGTGGCTGGTAAATAATTGATCAGGACAGCTGATAGTACCTCCCCAGAACTGCccgccagcccccagcccccctcAGCCCGGCCCAGGCGTCTCCCGCCTTCTGGCCCAAACCAGCTGGACCAGCTTTCCCAGTGCCCGCCtgctgctgcccccacccccctcaaCCTCCGACAGCCAAGTCACAGCCTCAGCCTCCGGGGCACTTTCCGGCAAGAACCCGGGGTGGTAGGTCTGGAATTCGGAAATCAGAACGTGGGCTTCTGGACAGAGATGGCCCTGCAGAGCCATGTGTGGTCTCTGGCCACACCCACGTAAGTGTCTGGGGTCAGGGGGCcagtgggcagggcctgggaggggcTCATGGAAGACGCTGGCCTTCCTATGGAGGGACGGCGGGGTGGGGGTTGTTGCTGGTTAGAGCTCCAGTTAGCCTCTCCTAAGGGGGCCAGGAAGAGTGAAGGGCAGCTGGCAGTCAACCCTGCAACCTCTTCAATGGCCCCCTCCCCAGAAAGTCGGCTGGGAGATGTGAATTCTCACCCCCttgtttttttggtattttccACTGGCAGGCTTCAAGCCCAAAGTCCAGCCAGAGGCGGGGTGGGGCTATTAGTTGAATGGAGGATGGGGAATGTCAGGGTCTCTCACGCTCATATTTTGCCTCTAAATTCATCCTTTGGTGTCTGGGGTGGGAAGAAATGCTTGAGATCCATAAGGGAAAAAAGTTAACAGTTCCCAAACTGAAAAAGAGGATTTAAACAGGGAAATGATTACCTACTTAATGAAATGACCACCAACTGTCCCTGGCAGGGCAAAAAGCTGAAGATTTAGAGACAAGCAACATTGAACAAAGTGTGCAGATTGTTTTAATATTTGAGATGTGAAGGCCTTTGAAAGTCAGAGGATGGAGGGGGTTCCAGAGGTTTGTAGAGACTTCTGGAAAAGGGGCTCCCTCCAGGGACCCCAATTGGGTCCCTCACTCTTTTGGGTTCCCCGTTGCATTATTCACCAACTACAAACCTGGTTGCCTAGCAATGGGAATCtgatctccccccacccccccagcaaGGAAGAGGCAGGGTGATTACATCTTGGGCGTGGGAGAACGGAGAGGGTACTTTAGCCTCCCCCAGGGCAAACCTATTAGCAGGGATCTGAGCTTCCTTTGGGACACCCTTTAAAGCATGAACTTCAGCATCCTGCCCTAACTGGAATCGAAGGCCCACCTCCCCAAGCTGATCTCTGGTCCCCTGGCTGTCAAGATGAAGATGCCTGAACTTCCATTTCTCCACAGTGTTCCCAGTATTTGGGCTCTAAGAGCCTTGAGTTCCAATCCTGACTCAATGACCTTAGACAAGTCTTCTGTcacttctcagagcctcagtttctttttctgtaaaatggggacagtagTACTATTTACCTTTTAGGATGGTCAAGAGGGTTAAATGAGTTACTAAagttttttgaaagtgaaaggtgctcagtcatgtctgactctttgcgaccccatggactatagcctgccaggctcctctctctatggaattttccaggcaagaatcctggagtgggtagctgttgccttctccagcggatcttcccaacccaggtattgaactcagatctctcgcactgcaggtggattctttaccatctgagccatcagggaagccccaaatgagtTACTAGGAGTAAAGCATTTAACGGTGCCCAGCACATGGTGTGCACTGGGTAATGGTCGGCTGATTTTCTTCTCAGTTGGAACGTCAACTCAGCAAAAAGTTGACTACAGTGTCTCAAGatcagggcagggaggaggaggcggagATGGCTGCGGGAGCCTAGCGGAAGCCCTGTAGAGCACTTAGAGAGCTATATATAGTAAGTGCTAAATGCCAGCTCACTTTTATGCCTTCATGGTGAAGCCAGAGCAGATCCGGGAGGCCCCACCAGAGTCTGGGCAATGAGGTTTAAGCTCATCCGATAGGATAGTGctcaaattaataaatgtttgagGGCTTGCTCTGTGCCCACCCTGGGCTACATGTCAGGACCAACAGGCAGATAGATATATCCTTCTAGATATTGGAAGCACCTCCATGTAGCTGGCACTCAGTGCATCTCTGTGATGGTAAGCTGTCGTGACGATGACTGTCCCCGACGTGCACTGCAGTACCAACCAGTCTCCAGCTTCCAGGGGGAGCCCAAATGGACTAGAGGTGCCCCGGAGGCTGAGAATTGGGGATCCTGGGGTGCTTTGAGGAGGACAATGATGGGGGAATTGCAGGTTAAACCTTAAACGGcaagcccccctccccccagttcGGAGTCCAACACTAGGCAGTGTGACCTGGTGATCCTTGCCCCTTGGGAGGGTGATTTGCAAGTGGAAGAGGCAGCTCTGGAGTTACCATGGCAATGACATGTGTCCACAGCGAGATGGACACTTCTCTCCCAGATTCTCACCCCCTCCCTCAACCTGCACCTAAAGGATGCTGGGTAACAGCCAAGGTCCAGAGAGGGTGTGGGTTTGGGAAAAAATACAGAGCATGTTTCGGCCTGGTGGGATCCAAGCTTCTGGGAATGGttattataattaattaaaaatattattagtcatgggaattatttaaattatcatcatttttctttttgacttgtgggatcttagtttccctatcagggattgaatccctgcCCTCAGCAGTAAGAgcccagtcctaaccactggaccgtcagggaattccctaaaattattattaatataaaccaTGCTACTGTTTTTGGGGCACAATGTCCTAAGATTTTCCTGCATGGATAGATACTTCCCTGCAAGGGAATCTCTCTCTGCAAGGTGAGGAAGGGTCAAGCTATTCtggtccattttacagataggggaaactgaggctcagaggggtgatGTCAAGCCTCAGAAAGGATTTAGCTCAGCCTGTCACGGCCTGGGCTCTCTCCCCCTCACAggacccctgccctctgccccgaCTCCCCCCAGGTGCAAAGAGGAAATAGAGGAAAGTACTGGGTTTGGTTGATTTCCAAGCAGCTCAGGGATCTTGGCTCAAAGATGGGTGTTCAAGAGATGGGTCTGCCGAGTGTTGGGCCCCTGGGAGGCTCCTTTCGCAGCCCAAGGCGGCCTCCCCTCAACCCTGCTCCCCCTCAATCCCCGCCGCCTCCCAGCAGGCCCATGGCGGAGAGCTCCCTCTATCGGCAGCGCCTAGAGGTCATCGCGGTAAGTGACGCCCTACCAGTGCGCGGCGCCCTGAGCCCCGGGCACCCCTCGCCATACCCAGGCCTCTTCCTCACCTCTTTCCTATCACAGGGAGCAGGCCTAGCGCTCTGAACGTGCGGGAAGCACCCTCAGCTCCAGGTGTGCCTGGGGCGCCCCACCAAAatcctcaggctcctctgctcctCAGTTCTTCTGTATGATCATCAACATCCCCAGAATGGAGCTCTGAGGACTCCGCACTCTCAAATCTGCAGCGTCTATTCCATTCTTGAACCCCGTCTCCCAAATACACCATGGCTGAAGCCCCCTTTCTCAGACCCCCATATCTGGATCTCGTCTCTCCGAAGCTCCATCTCTGAATCCCCATCTCACTAACTCTCATCTCTCTGCTCCTACACTGCTGCACTCGAATCTCTCTGGACCATCTCTACACCCTAGCCTCGCTGGATTCTCACGACTGCACCTCCATTTCCGACTCCCCCCCTCAGTAGCCCCCTCCACTGGATCCTCATATCTGGACCCCCATCTCTCTGAATCGCATCCGTCTTAATCAATCACATACCTCAGATCCCTCCCCCTCTGGATTCCCATTCCGGGGCCCTCCCCATCCACAGACCCCGCCCCCCTGCCGCCGGGGCGAGACCTCCGCAGCATCTGGGGCGCggccagccccgcccccgccggccCCGCCCCTACCGCTGCTGACTCAGCGCCTCCGCCCCCCGAACCTCTTCCCCGCCCGGGGCCCCGACGTGTGTTCCGCTACCCGGTGCGGCTTGCAGCCCCGGGAGTCCCGGGAGCCCCAGCTAACCCGGCGGAGGAGGGAGGGTGGAAGGGGAGGCGGCGGCCCCGCCCGGCCCCACCCGGCCAGCGGGCAGCTCAGGGTCCTCTGTGCGCAGGAGAAGCGGCGGCTACAAGAGGAGATACGCGCGGCGCGCCGAGAGCTAGAGGAAGAGAAACTCCGCGTGGAGCGGCTCAAGGTTGGGGGCGGCCGGGGGAGCCTGCTTAGCCCGGGCAATGAAGTCGGGGTGTCTATGAGAGTCAGTTCTGGGAACCAAAGGAGCCTCTCTACAGACATGGGGTTGGGGGAGTTGGTTCCAGCTTCGGGGATGGGCATCTTCCCCAGCTCGGAAAGAGTGGTTGGTGGTGATGGGGGACGTTTGTTCCACCTTTGGGAAGATCTTGGGAACGTGTTTGTTCCGCTTTGGGGTAGAGAGGGGCTAAGAGGGACGTTGATTTCCCCTTTGGGGGTCTGTCCCATTCTGGAAAAGTTGGGGAGATTGATGGGTGTTTCTTCCAGCGTGGGAAAGTTGTCTGCTGGGAACGGGGTGACTTCCCACTTGGCATTATTAGGGCACGTATCCCAGCCTCTCCGTCCACATGCCCcttcccatggccagaggaagtCTCTCCGGGAACGCTGGCTAATGGACGGGGCAGCTGAGGAGCCAGAGCGGCCCCAGGACCCCACCTCACAGGACCCCCAATCACCTGAAGACCAAGCTCAGGCCCGCATCCGGAACCTGGAAGACAGCTTGTTCACGTGAGTAGGGCCCCCTTCCTGGTGGCTTTGCCTGTCTGACTAGGCCAGGCCCATCCGCCCACTCCGCTGAGATTTCCGGTGGGGGTGGCCCACTGAGCCTGGGGTCCAGGCTCCCAGCAGCCCCTTCTCTTCCCCAGACTCCAATCCCAGCTGCAGCTGCTGCAGAGTGCGTCCACAGGTGCCCAGCACAAGCCCTCAGGCAGGCCCACCTGGCGACGACAGGTGAGGAACTAGGGGATGTGGCCAGCAGAGCTCAAGGCAGTACCTCTCCAAGCACAGTTGTGTTTTTTTATGACCCTGCCATGTGGCTGtcttaattccctgcccagggatcgaacctgtgctccctgcaatggaagtgcaggtacttaaccactggaccgccagggaagtacCCAAGCACAGTTTAGATGCTGGGTTCTCTTGTggtcttgggcaagttgctttccatgcctaagcctcagtttcctcatccttaAAATGGGGATATATAACAATAACACAACGCTGGAAGAGGCGTGAGAGAAGGCCAGTGAGATCATAGCTTGGTACCGGAAGCAGGCACAAGGAAATGTTTTGATATGTTGTCGTGTTGTGTtaatcacttagtcgtgtctctgcgaccccatggactgtagcccgccaggctcctctgttcgtggaattctccaggcaagaatactagagttgctatttccttctccaggggatcttcctgatccagggattgaactggggtttcctgcattgcaggcagattttttatcatctgagccaccagggaagccttattttGATATTTGATTGCCAATATGACCTAAATGAGGAAAGTAGTCAGAAAATGTTGTGGGGCAGGgttggggctggggggctggggctgggagttccctggcagttaggacttggtgctttcactatagtgttctgggttcaatccctggttgggactACTAAAATGATCCCACAAGCCGCAcagtttggccaaaaaaaaaagaaaagaaaatgtggggATGTGTTCTCAGAATTCAGCCCCCCAAATGGGAAAAGGGTCCCCATGAGATGGTCGAATGATTTGAGGCATCTCCATGATTTGAGGGGTTTTGGTTTGGTAATGCCTCTATTAAGATATAATCCACATTGAAAACCAAGATGATACGACTGCACTTAAAATTTGGCTCTCTGGGTTGTCCTTGAAGTTCATATCATAGATCCAGTAACTGATGCACCTGGCCACAGTAAGCTGTGGGTTGCTTTGGCTCCCAGGTGCCTGTCTCAGGACAGAGGGGGAGAGGATAACTTTGGACAGAGGAGGGTAGGATTGAGACCAGTGAGATCTGTGGGGTTTGGTTAAGGTGGCTTGCATGGCCAGGTCCCCAGTTCCCCTCCCTGAGCTCATCTttccctccatcccttcctcaCTCCACTCCAGCCACCCTGACCGTTTCCTATCCCTTGAACTTGCGTAATTCATTATAGGCCCAGGGCTTTGCTCTTGCCTTTCCCCTCTTCCTGGAATGCCCTTCCCACCTCTTGACTCAAGGCTGGCTCTTCTCACCTTTCAGGCCTTTGTTCAATGTCACCACCTCCGAGAGGCCctcctgcatcttttttttttgatatttatttggctgcatcagatcttagttgcagcgtgtgggatctagttccctgaccaggggtcgaacccgtgcCCCTgagttgggagcatggagtcctagccattggaccaccagggaagtccccctcctgCATTTTATACCTACAGGAGGCACCCCATCACCTCCCAGGCATTTCTTAGCCCCTGTTCCCCCTGCTGTTACAGCCCTTCTCAATTCCTGAATTATAGatttgtattttatgtttattaccTGCTTCCTCCCACTGGAATTTAAGTTCTAATAGCAAAAGTCTTAAATATTCCTTAAGTGGGATTTCCTAGGtgactcagttgtaaagaatctgcctgctggtgcaggagatgtgagtttgatccctgggtcgggaagatcccttggagtaggaaatggcaacccgatctcatattcttgcctggaaaattccatgggcagaggagcctggcgggctacagttcatggggttgcaaagagtcagacacgactgagcacgcatgcatgtccCTTAAGTAACCTCAGTGGCTGGCAGAGTAGATCCCCAGTAGAGGGAGTGGCTGCATGGACACAGGACTGACTGGGCACATGTGATGTGCACGGCAGTGCAGCGGAGGGAGATGAGACAGGTGAGGAAGCCTCATGCTTTGGTCCTGAAGGAACGGGGAGCCATCAGGGGAGTCTGAGCAGGGTCGGGGTGCTGGCATGCTGGAGGCTGGAAGTGAGATGGGGGCTGCCCTGACCTTGTTTCTGCCATCCCTGCAGGGTCACCGTCCTCTCTCCCAGCCCAACGTGGAGTCAGGTCCTGCAGGTGGGTGTTTTGAGGTCTGGGGGTCGCAAGAGGAAGGACCTGAATCTCACTCTGTTGCCccatctctcctcttccctgactCCCCCAGGCCAGACCGATCTAAACAAGAGAGCCTCCTTACCAGCCGGACCGGTGGGCGCATACCCGGAGTCCCCCTCCGAGCCCAGAACTGAGGCTGCCGGGGTTCCAGCAGCCCCGAGGCGGGTCCCTGGGGCAGCAGGGACCTCCTCAGAAGCCAATGGCCCCTGCCCTGGATCCAGCCCCCCTCTGGAGCAGGAGCCGAGTCAGGGGGCGGTAGCACCTGAGGGGCCAGTGAATGAGGCCAGAGGGGGAGGCATGGTGAAAGTGGTGTGGGAGGGGTTGAGGCCCACGGAGGACTGTGCCATCGGGGCCACAGGCCTGGAGCTGGAGGCTAAGGTGGAGGAGATGGTGCTGGAGGCCATCGGGGACAGACAGGAAGCCAGCCGTCCAGAGCTCCCCTCGTGGGTCAAGGAGGACAGGGCCATCGTGGAGGTggtctgggagggggtggggggcacagagGGCAGTGACTTGGAGGCCATGGTGGAGGCAGGCGGGGCCCCAGAGGCCGTGCAGACCAGATCCCTGGGGCTCCGGGAGGGATCGGGGGGAGCAGCTCCTGGAGAAGGTGCCCCCAGGAGCAGCCctgatggtgatgggcagggggtCTTTGGAGAGGAGGGGTCCTTCATCTGGGTGGAGAGAGTGACCCTCAGTGAGGAATGGGAGGAGCTGGAGGTGGAGGGGTTGGAAGGGCCCAAGGCACTGGGAAGGGAGGAAAAGGACGAGAGTCCGTTGCAGGCGGAGGGCAGAGGCGAGGAGGAGACACGGGAGGCGGAGAGGAGGCGGGTGGAGGGAGCTGGAGGCGCAGagaagagaggcagggagggcaAGGCAGGCACAGAGCCAGGAGGAGCAGAGGCGTCACGGGCGCTAGAGAGGGAAGGAGGCCCGGACTCCGTGGAGCCAGGGAGATGTGAGGTGCGCGTGGAAACAGAGATCGGAGGAGGTGACGAACCATCGTCGGCCGAAAGAAGAGAAGTTGAGGGACCTCTGGgggcagagaggggaagagatgaGAAGCCATTGGGAGTAGAGCAGAAAGGAGGTGAGGAAAAGCTAGAGGCAATCCAAGAAACATCGGcagcagagagagaagaaggggaggagtcACTGGTGGCAGAAAGAATAGGAGGTGAGAAGCCattggaggaaaaggaaaaaggagatgAGAAATCACAGAGGGTAGAGAGAATGGGCGATGAGGAGCCCTCGGAGGCAGAGAAAACAGGAGACGAGAAACCACAGAAGGTAGAGGGAACGGGAGGTGAAGAGCCACTGGACGCAGAGAAGACAGGAGATGAGAAACCACAGAAGGGAGAGAGAACCAGAGGTGAGGAGCcatcagaaacagagaaaaatgaagacGAGGACTCACGGAAGGTAGAGAGGATGGGAGGTGAAGAGCCGTTGCagacagagaagactcttggggtCGAGGAAGAGCAGAGAGAGTCAGAAGAAGAAAAGGGATGCCAGGCAGAGGACGTGAGTGAGGCAGGGGCTCCCCCAGAAGCCAAGGAGGCGCCAAGGCCGGAGGATGAAGGACAGCAGCcccaggagaaggaggaaggctCCCCAGAAGcagaagtggaagcagtgaagCCCCAAACTCCTGCTGAGGGCCAGGACCCCACTGGAGACGCCACCGCACTCCTGGCAGAGACGTCAGCTCAGGATCAGCCCGCTGAGTGCCAGCCACTGCTGCAGATGGAGGGGCCCAGGGCCAACCCCAGGGCCCGCCCCATGCCCACCTACGCGCCTGCCCGGCAGCCAGAGCCATCTGCCCCTCCAGAAGGTGAAGAGGCAAGCGGCCCTAAGCAGAAGACGTGCCAGTGTTGTGTGGTCATGTGAGCCCATGCCCTCCACCGACTCCCAGCTCCTCTCACAGCTACCTCGGCCTCTTGGCATCCAGCAGGCAGTCCCAGGCGCAGACGGGGCACCAAGGGACTGACCATGGCACCTGGGAGCCAGTTGGTCTACACGTCCACCTCCACCTGGGCTTCCGGACCCCTCACCCGCTGCCTGTGACCCTGGCCCTCTTCTGTGACAAAGCCttttatacttgaaaataaaatgttaagcatTCGGACAGCGTGAATGTGTGTGTTGTTGGCCCACGACCACCTGACCGTCTGCTGGTGGCAAGTGGAGGGCTTGAATCTTTGCTAGAAGCAAAGATTCAGTCAGAGTTAAATAGATGTGGCTGCTCTAACAAAAAGACCTCAACTAGAGTAGctatcaaaagtgaaaaaaatttatttctttggacACTTCTATGGCATCACTTGGAAACCCTCgttttctctgtttcttgctCTGCCTTCATCTTGGGTGTGGTCAAAGCTGTATCACAGGGCCTATCAATGCTCCAGCTCATGGGAAAGGGAAGGCAATGTGGAAGAGCCCCACCCAGACCCAGCGTCGGCACGCCACCTCTGCTTATGTTTCACCGGTGAGAACTCAGTCCggtgcaagggaggctgggagtgCATCCGACTACAGTTCTGTTACAGCAGCAGGACAGATCTGGGGAGTAGCTGCCACTCTGGATATCACGTATTTTTCCTTTGCTCCCCCATCCATCCACATTTTCCCTTTAGGGCCAGGCCCTTCTCTGTAGGGGTCCTTTAGTCTCAGCTCTTCCTTGGCTGGGTGTCCTCAGGCAAGTGACTCAGCTCTGAGCCTCTATGTCTTCATCTGTCAAAGgagctcccctctcctctcctgaggTCGGTTCAGGCCGTAGCCTGGAGCCTGCAGTGGGGCCCAGAAGGCCCAGCTCCTCAGGTGTGGGCAGGAAGTGTTTCTCATACCCAGAGTCCAGTGGTGCCAAGGGCTGGGGGGGCTCCTTAACTGGAACCTGCTCTATTTCCTCCACTTCCAGGATGGGTGAGTCACCagggggctgggcctggggcaCCTCCTGGGGAGAGAAGAGGCCGAGATTGTTCCCCTTGtaactgtgagtgtgtgtgctaagttgcttcagtcgtgtctcactctgtgaccctatagactgccagggtcccctgtccatgggattctccaggcaagaatactggagtgggttgccatgccctcctccagggatcttcccgacccagggatcaaacccacgtctcctgcattggcaggtggattctttaccactaaatcctgggaagccccttcccctCATACCCTCCACCCCAGTTCTCAACTATCCCCCACTGTCCAGCTTTCCTCAACCCCCTAGAGGGCCCCAAGAAGCCCGGCTTTTCACTCACCTTCACGTGCCGCAGGCTGAAGTTGCTATTGGCAGGGTCAGGAATCTTCTCCCAGACCCAGTGGGGCAGTACCTTGTGCCGCAGATGGACACACCTGGCAAGCAGGTTAGGAGTCAGGGCAGGGAAGCCGGGTGGCTAGATACCCATGCCCAGATGGCAAGGTCCAGGAATGTCCCAGAGCTCTGAAGCATCATCCCCTTATCCCCGAAGCCCCCGCCACCTCCCctacacccccctcccccctcccccctgccaAGCCAAGCTCAGTGATGCCCAGCTGCCCTCCCCACCTGGGCAGAGGCCCGTGTGTCTGACAGCCTCACCTTCCGCAGGTGGCCAGGCTCACACCACAGCCGGTCAGGAGCAAACCCCACAGCAGAAAGACAACTGACAGAACTTTCCAATTCAGGGTGTTATCTGGAGGGCAAGGGGGAGGGGCAGAAGAACATTTGGACACCAGGAAGGCTGGGAGGGCCCAGGGAAGGCTCATGGGAGGGGCAGGGAACGGGTAAGGAAGTGGATAAATGGGCAGGACTCATGAAGGggtgagggcttctcaggtggcccagtggtaaagaatctgcctgccaatgcaggagacgcagaggaCTCactttcgatccctggattgagaagatcccctggagaaggaaatgacaacccactccagtat contains:
- the PALM3 gene encoding paralemmin-3; amino-acid sequence: MALQSHVWSLATPTPMAESSLYRQRLEVIAEKRRLQEEIRAARRELEEEKLRVERLKRKSLRERWLMDGAAEEPERPQDPTSQDPQSPEDQAQARIRNLEDSLFTLQSQLQLLQSASTGAQHKPSGRPTWRRQGHRPLSQPNVESGPAGQTDLNKRASLPAGPVGAYPESPSEPRTEAAGVPAAPRRVPGAAGTSSEANGPCPGSSPPLEQEPSQGAVAPEGPVNEARGGGMVKVVWEGLRPTEDCAIGATGLELEAKVEEMVLEAIGDRQEASRPELPSWVKEDRAIVEVVWEGVGGTEGSDLEAMVEAGGAPEAVQTRSLGLREGSGGAAPGEGAPRSSPDGDGQGVFGEEGSFIWVERVTLSEEWEELEVEGLEGPKALGREEKDESPLQAEGRGEEETREAERRRVEGAGGAEKRGREGKAGTEPGGAEASRALEREGGPDSVEPGRCEVRVETEIGGGDEPSSAERREVEGPLGAERGRDEKPLGVEQKGGEEKLEAIQETSAAEREEGEESLVAERIGGEEPLQTEKTLGVEEEQRESEEEKGCQAEDVSEAGAPPEAKEAPRPEDEGQQPQEKEEGSPEAEVEAVKPQTPAEGQDPTGDATALLAETSAQDQPAECQPLLQMEGPRANPRARPMPTYAPARQPEPSAPPEGEEASGPKQKTCQCCVVM